Sequence from the Aquimarina sp. Aq107 genome:
TAAAAATCCTATAGGGAAATTGATACGGGACTCTGATGTGGATGATCCTAACCCAATGCCCCCTCTCAAAATTATTGGTGTTATCGATGATATTATTATGCAATCACCATATAGCCCTGTAAAACAATCCATGTATGCCTTTGATAGATTTGGTAACATTTCTTTTTATAATCTGAGGTTGAATCCGGAGAACAGTGTTAGTGATAATTTAGAAATCGTTGAAACCGTATTTAAAAACAATTTTCCTAATGTACCATTTGACTATCAATTCATAGATCAGGAGTACGCTAAAAAATTCAGAGCAGAAGAACGTATCTCCAGTTTAGCAAAAGTTTTTACCATGCTAGCCATTTTCATAAGTCTTTTAGGTTTATTTGGCCTTGCATCTTTTGTAGCAGAACAACGTACAAAGGAAATAGGAGTCCGAAAAATTCTTGGAGCATCTCTTGCTAATCTATGGATATTACTTTCTAAAGACTTTATCAAACTAGTAATTATTGCACTATTTATATCAGCGCCAATAGCCTATTATTTTATGAGTCAATGGCTGCAAAAATTCTCCTATAGAACCGACATCTCCTGGAATATATTTTTAATCGCAGGCTCTGGAGCTATTATCATCACTATCATTACGATTAGCATACAGGCAATAAAATCAGTAACTGCCAATCCAGTCGATTCATTACGAACAGAATAAACAAATCAAAAAACGAACTGTAAACTAACAATCATGATAAGGAATTATTTTAAAATAGCTTGGAGAAATATACAGAAGCAAAGAGTATTTTCTTTGATCAATGTAATTGGTCTTACTATAGGTTTAAGCGTATCATTCATTATTGGTCTAATGGTATATTATGATTATAGTTTTGATAAATTTCATCCCGATGGCGACCAGATCTATAGAATCGTTACAGATTTTCACAGTCCAGAAGGAACATTCTACAACTCGGGAGTCACGGTAGCCTTAGAAGATGTTATAAAAGATAATTCGAATTTTGAAATAGTAAGTGGTTTCTATATTGAAAGGCCAGCGAGTGTTCAAAATAAAGAACAAAACATCAAGTTAAAATGGCCTAAACATGTGATTTTTACTGACTCAGATTATTTCGATCTTTTTCGGTATAACTTTATTGCAGGAAATCAATCAACTGCTTTATCAAACCCTAATAATGTTGTATTAACAGAAGAAAGAGCTGCCAATTATTTCCCTGATTTATTACCGAATGAAGTCATAGGAAAAACATTAGTTTACAACGATTCATTAAATATTACAGTAACAGCGGTTGTAGCATCTTTTAAAGAACGAACGGATTTTATTTTTCAAGAATTTATCTCTGGCCCAACACTTCTTAAAACAAGATTAAGAGGAAATTTCTTAGACAAGAATTGGAATTCTACTGATTCTAATTCGCAGTTATTTGTTAAGGTAAATCAACAAGCAGACTTCCAAAAAATACAGGAAGAGTTTAATGCTTTGGCTGATGAACATTTAGATGAATACTCTCGTAGCCACGGACAATCTAAAGAGTTTAAATTACAAAGTCTAAATGATATTCATTTTAATAAAAACTATGGTATTTACGATTGGCAACAAGGGCAAGCAAGCAAACCTTTATTAAGAAATCTAGCGCTTGTCGCATTGTTTCTATTATTACTTGGATGTATTAATTTTATAAACCTTAATACCGCCCAGGCTACAAGGCGTGCTAAAGAAATTGGAATCAGAAAAACATTAGGTAGTTCTAGAAAACAACTAATTAGTCAATTCCTAGGAGAAACATTTTTATTGGTCTTGTTTTCTACTATACTATCATTAATATTATCAAAATGGTTACTTAATCTTTTTTCTGATTTCATAGCCGAAGACCTAGAATTTCAATTATTCAGCAATCCAATAATTATCATTGGCATCATAATACTTGTAGTAATAATCACCATATTATCTGGATTTTACCCTGCACTAGTGCTATCAAAATTCAATACTATTACGGTCCTGAAAAATAATATCGCGGTCGGAGAAAGAAAAAATGGGCTTAGAAAGTTTCTTACCGTTTTTCAATTTACAATTGCTCAAGTTTTTATAATAGGAACTCTATTAGTAGGAAAACAAATTAATTTTTTGCTTAATCAAGATATGGGGTTTAAAACAGATGCCGTTGTATCAGTCTATAGTCCTAGAGGAGAACGACAACTCGATAAGAAGAAACAATACTTACAAAAGTTACAAAGTATTCCACAAATTAAACAATTAAGTTTAGGAGGCACCCCACCAGCTTCTTTATCTTCTAACACTACAACTACTACTTATAAAACTGAAGAAAGAGAAGTTCAATCAGATTTACAATTCATTTTTGGGGACACTGATTATTTAAAACTTTTTGAATTAGAATTATTAGCCGGTAGAACATATAGAAATGATACTATAAAAGAAATCGTTATTAATGAAGCAGCAAGAAAAATCTATGGATTTAAAACACCAGAAGATGCTATCGGCAAAAGAATAGACTTCGGAGATTATACGGTTCCTATTGCTGGTGTTATGGCTGATTTCTATCAACGTTCATTAAAATCAGAGATTCGTCCAATGGCATTAAGAGGTGATTGGGACAGAGATGTTTTTAGTCGGTTCCAAGCAGTACATATCGCTTTTCAAAACACTAATCCCGACGATTTGCAATCTACATTATCCAAAATAGAATCTGCATATGGGGATGTATACACAGATAAAGAAGACTATCGTATCGATTTTATGGATGAAACCGTAGCTAAGTTTTATAAAAGAGAACAAAAAGTTTCAAAATTATTGAACTGGGCAACAGGTTTATCAATTCTAATTAGTTGTTTAGGACTTCTTGGATTAGTCATCTACACTACCAATAAAAGGGTTAAAGAAATAGGTGTTCGCAAAGTTTTAGGAGCTTCATTATTACAGATAAATACATTGCTATGTAAAGAGTTTTTAATTTTAGTAGGAATCGCATTTATAGTAGCAACACCGATT
This genomic interval carries:
- a CDS encoding ABC transporter permease; translation: MIRNYFKIAWRNIQKQRVFSLINVIGLTIGLSVSFIIGLMVYYDYSFDKFHPDGDQIYRIVTDFHSPEGTFYNSGVTVALEDVIKDNSNFEIVSGFYIERPASVQNKEQNIKLKWPKHVIFTDSDYFDLFRYNFIAGNQSTALSNPNNVVLTEERAANYFPDLLPNEVIGKTLVYNDSLNITVTAVVASFKERTDFIFQEFISGPTLLKTRLRGNFLDKNWNSTDSNSQLFVKVNQQADFQKIQEEFNALADEHLDEYSRSHGQSKEFKLQSLNDIHFNKNYGIYDWQQGQASKPLLRNLALVALFLLLLGCINFINLNTAQATRRAKEIGIRKTLGSSRKQLISQFLGETFLLVLFSTILSLILSKWLLNLFSDFIAEDLEFQLFSNPIIIIGIIILVVIITILSGFYPALVLSKFNTITVLKNNIAVGERKNGLRKFLTVFQFTIAQVFIIGTLLVGKQINFLLNQDMGFKTDAVVSVYSPRGERQLDKKKQYLQKLQSIPQIKQLSLGGTPPASLSSNTTTTTYKTEEREVQSDLQFIFGDTDYLKLFELELLAGRTYRNDTIKEIVINEAARKIYGFKTPEDAIGKRIDFGDYTVPIAGVMADFYQRSLKSEIRPMALRGDWDRDVFSRFQAVHIAFQNTNPDDLQSTLSKIESAYGDVYTDKEDYRIDFMDETVAKFYKREQKVSKLLNWATGLSILISCLGLLGLVIYTTNKRVKEIGVRKVLGASLLQINTLLCKEFLILVGIAFIVATPIAWYGIHNWLQDFAYRTNISFWTFLVSGCLMMLFALLVIGIKTFQAANANPVNSLRTE